Genomic DNA from Equus asinus isolate D_3611 breed Donkey chromosome 10, EquAss-T2T_v2, whole genome shotgun sequence:
AACGTCAATACATATTACCAGTTCTTGAATAGAGATATTTTGTGATAAGCACTTATTCCTTagtatctcatttttaaatttggtcATGTATTCTCAAGGACTCATTGAAAATATGGTATTAATGTAACTTTAACGACCACAGATACCGAGAGGCGATTCAGAAATGGGATGAAGCGCTACAGTTCACCCCAAATGATGCTACCCTGTACGAGATGAAGTCACAGGTAATGATTGTGAggaatttctctttcattatgAAGCTGTGCTATGTTTGTGTGGTGAGCCaaaatagtattttctttttcaaagacagtttatttggggaaaaaatgttgCCATGTTATTTATGGCTCTTCCTCATGCATCAAATTAGAAATTCATTTACCTTTACAATGAAGTTAACTGTTATTTCAGCCTAACTGTGGTAAGATATGAGCAGATGGATATCTGTAAAGAAGTCACTGGTGAtctcttaaataaatggagtGTGTTTGCTTTTCTTGGGAATTATTTGTAGTGGATTTAGCAATAACTTAATTTCTTTAGAATGAGGATGAATTGGATTCTGGATGATGACATTTCCCTAAAAATGGCCTAATCCTTAGCAAAAGGTCAGAATAGACTCAATTTATTAGTAGTTTAAACATAGcatttgtccttaaaaatacatttctaatattttatgggAAAGTTCACAGAGAAAACCTGCGAGCACTTGGGTTAGGTTAGCCACGAGACTTAAAATCTCAAACAGCATTAAACGTATTTTTGGCAGGGAATAGTTGGGATTTAGCCTTGGTCTACACACCTAACAGACAGCTTTCAGATGATGATCTCAAGCAGAGGGCACATCTTTTATCAGCTTTGATTTTAGCTCATCTGGGAAAAACCTAAATAATTTATGTCTACGAAATGAAGTGCTATGAGGACCTTCATTTGGATAAGACTTTAATTTTCAAtcttgaacatatatatatatatatatatatatatattaaaggcaggatggggccggccccgtggctgagtggttaagttcgcgtgctccacttcgggggcccagggtttcactggtttggatcctgggcctggacatggcaccgctcatcaggccatgttgaggcggcatctcacatgccacaactagaaggactcacaactaaaatgtgcaactatgtactgggggagtttggggagaaaaacaaaaaagaagattggcaacagttgttagctcaggatttGTAGAAGGCAGGATTTGTAGCTAACTGTATGAACCGAGTTGTTTAATTTGGAGCCTGATCATGATGGTTATATCACAAATCTTGTGAAATACAAATTGTTCCAAAGATTATAGATAAAATCCAACCCTTTCCTATAATTAAAATTCTACAACTTTCTGACTTTTCTGGTTCGTAGGGTTTGAAAAACCCTGTTGTGGGGAGGCCTGTGGAGCGTAGAAATGATTTTTATAGCAGGAAGATATTCACTGGGGACAGGATGGGTGGTTGAACAAATTTAAATTTACCTAGTTTAACAGCTAGACCTGGGGTTCCCTAAAAACCGCATTGTAAGTAGAATAAACAGAAGTGAAACTGAGAGTTCAAATAGCTCTGAGCCATCATGGCTAGAATATGACCGCTTGGTTTGGACCAGATGGACAATAGGCTTCAATAACTAGAAAGGGAATAGTTTATACTTTCATAGTTATTTCAAGAGTAGAAAGAAGAATATAATTCCTGACTCTGAAAGGCAGAGGAGAGGGCTCAAAACCACTGAAATGCTATGTTTACcagactaaaaatatatttttcaaaatgaaaagcgTTGTTTACGTATGATTATCCATTAGTAGTTTGCCTAGTGTATGAATATTACCAACAGGTGTTTTTTCATCCTTTTGGCTCTAGGTCCTGATGTCTCTTCACGAAATGTTCCCAGCAGTCCATGCAGCAGAAATGGCTGTCCAGAGAAATCCACACTCATGGGAGTCTTGGCAGACTTTGGGACGAGCTCAGCTTGGATTAGGAGAGATAGTCTTGGTAAGGAAGTCAGATTATCGTAatactgaaattttattttggcaTGCTTTTGATCAACTGAACCAAAAAGTAAGTAGTCATTTATCAAATCTATGCAAAAATAAATAGCAGATTACCTCTTAAAGATATTAACTCATAAACACAGATCAAAGTAATTACCAAACATCTTTTTCCATTATAAACACCATTATATCAGGGTCAGAATATTTTTCAGGTATTTAGCAtcatgaaagttaaaaaaaatttaacatgaAACGTTGGCATTTGGTAAACTTTATTTAGATATAAAATAAGGAATTTCTAGGTTAGTTCTTTGCATCGTTAAATTTACCACATTATAAAGTGATATAAGTATCACCATGGAGACAAAACCAGTAAAAGATTATGTTAGGGAAGGAAAAAGTAGGCTGGGAGAGTGATGGTGATAAATCTTTAGACTGAGAAGTTGCTGGCTTAGTGAGGAGAAAATGGGGAATGGTAGaagcttttgaaaatgaaatactCATGTAAAGTTTCCTGTAAACTGGTGCTTAATGCCTTTCTCAACTTGCCTGGACTATACCTTGTAGGTAGCAAAGGCTAGATGGGTGAGAGGTGGCTGTGGGGACtgtcctatttttgtttttgttttgactgGGCTATATATACCCGACAGCTAATTTCCTAAAGCATGTTTGCAAATCTAATATAGTGGtgccaaatttcctctttgtcaTTAAGTAAATTAAGacttttcatgcttttttttttttatgataagaactttattgtattttctgGGTATACAAGGTAAACACAATCAGCatagaatctttaaaataagcagataaacaaaatgccAAAACATCCCTCAAAATCCTGATTACATAGTTATGTAATTTCTTCTTGTTTACCTAAAATTTTGGCGTGAACTTCTTTTCctattactaaatattttgcTGTAACATTGAAAATATCACTGTAGTATCGGGATAGCACCAATTGCATAATCAACACTATACTTTTGAAagtataccttttctttctttttcttttgctactATAAACAGTGCTATGAAGAACATCAATACAGGTGAATAATCACATCTTCCGGTCACTTTTTTCATTCTTGGACCACTCATAAATCTTATGGCATCTCACTTCTCAACAGCACTCAGAGCTGGTGACCATTCCCCCAGAAacactctctccttccttttgatGGCTCAGGATactaatgtcttttcttttttaatgactgctccttttctcttttgtagCTCTAGCCTCCTCCATGAAATATTAAATGTTAGAATTCCTCTCACTCTTCTCATTTGAAATTTTCTCCTAAAGCCTTCTTATCCACAcccatatgcttttttttttttttttaataaatgttatgatagattacaaccttgtgagatttcagttgtacgtttttgttagtcatgttgtgggtacaccacttccccctttgtgccctccccccacccccccttttccctggtaaccaccgatctgatctccttatcaatatactaacttccacctatgagtggagtcatatagagtttgtctttctctgactggcttatttcgcttaacataataccctcgaggtccatccacgttgttgtgaatgggccaattttgtctttttttatggctgagtagtattccattgtgtatatataccacatcttctttatccaatcatcagtttctgggcatgtaggctggttccatgtcttggctattgtaaataatgctgcgatgaacataggggtgcaacggactcttgagatttctgatatcaggttcttaggatagatacccagtaatgggatggctgggtcatagggtatttctatttttaactttttgagaaatctccatactgttttccatagtggctgtaccagtttgcattcccaccaacagtgtatgagggttcctttttctccacaacctctccaacatttgtcgctcttggttttggatgtttttgccaatctaacaggtgtaaggtgatatcttagtgtagttttgatttgcatttccctgatgattagcgatgatgaacatcttttcatgtgtctattggccatattcatatcttcttttgagaaatgcctgttcatgtcctctgcccattttttgatcaggttgtttgtttttttgttgttaagcagtgtgagttctttgtatattatggagattaaccctttgtcggataagtggcttgtaaatattttttcccaattagtgagctgtttttttgtttcaatcctgttttcccttgccttgaagaagctctttagtctgatgaagtcccatttgtttattctttctattgtttccctcaattgaggagttatagtgtccgaaaagattcttttgaaactgatgtcaaagagtgtactgcctatattctcttccaaaagacttattgtctcaggcctaatctttaggtctttgatccattttgagtttattttggtgtgtggtgaaaaagaatggtcaattttcaatcttttgcatgtggctgtccagttttcccagcaccatttgttgaagagactttcttttctccattgtaggccctctgctcctttgtcgaagattagctgtccatagatgtgtggactTTTCATGCTTTTATTGGCCTTTTACggtaaaaagaaagcaaacaaaaaaaaatttaagtttctTTAAAGGCTAAAATTATTCATAAGCCCTGAATTTGACTTTACTAGAAATGGCTTTAGTAAGTTGTGGGTAGCTTAGATTTTTCTGGTACTCttgtaaatgtttcatttttttctgtttacaaaaAAAGAGATGTTTGTCATATTCTCAGAAATAAGAAGTAAGGGATTTTGATGAGAAAATTGATGGGAgtaaaaaaacttaaaagtaatAATCtagggggctagcctggtggcgtagtggttaagtttgtgcattctgctttggtggtgtGGGGTttgtggttcggatcctggccgtggacctacacactgctaatcaagccgtgctgtggaggcatcccacatacaaaatagaggaagattggcacagatgttagctcagggcctgtcttcctcactgaaaaaaaaaaagataatctgaAATGAGATTCACAGTGACAGAAACCAGTTTAACAAAatgccattttctttccttgccaTTTAACATagccatcttttctcttttttatgtaaAGACTTAAATCATACCAGAgttggaaaaaagaaattcaaggaatTTAGTTTTCTAATAGGttaacaggaaaacaaacaaaaacctatcATATAAtactttttccccatttctcctttATTAAAAACTTGCAAGTCATTATCTCTTTTGCTTGTAAGTGCCTATGGTAATGGAAAAAATCTCTAGGACATAATGTCTAGCAAAGATTGTcctataaggaaagaaaatatattacagATGAGACAACAGAGATCCTTTGAATCAACCAATAAAATTATTCAACATTTTGGTTTCTTAAATAAGTACTAGTTGTTCAactgttattttttcctattgataTGATTCTGTCCATTAATACTGTGAAATTCTTGGAGGaattaaaagtgttatttttccccatttaatgtaatttttaggactctacttaaaaaaatttaaatttataatttttatgtaaacttAAGCTGTTCTTTTGAAAGACTGGAATGGTTTAAAAGAATGACTTAAAATGTCATAATGAAAGGATactatgaaaaatatattgaaagcGAGCTAGAATTTCTAACATCTAACGATTCTTACTATATATACCTAtggacaaaaacataaaaaatatacagataaatAGAACAGGTAGTAAATTAAGTCAATAGCTGGGTATATCTCTATGAGTAATTATTTAGATTTATTATGAGTAATTATTTAGAGTTGGGTGTATATGTTGGAAAATGATTATAGCTTtggtttgttctttattttctaattctttgaggTGAAAAGTTAGATTTTTTTACTTGAGATCTTTTTTATTTAACGTAGGCTTTTATCATCATAAACTTCCCGTTTAgttctgcttttgctgcattccatagttttagtatgttgtattttcattttcatttgtttcaggatattttccaatttctcttttgatttcttctttagctcattggttgttcaagagtgtgttgtttaatttccacatatttgttaattttccagttttccttctgctattttctaattttattccattgtagtCTGAGAAGATACTTGGTCTGTCtgcttaaatttgttaagacatGTTTTGTGACCTAACGTGTCATCTATGCACCTAATGTGTGATctgtcctggaaaatgttccatctGTGCTTGAGAAGGATGCGCATTCTGCTGCTGTGGGTGAAATGTTTTGGATATGTCTATTAGGTCCCTTTGGTctgtagtgttgttcaagtcttctgtttcaTATTgatctgtctggatgttctaccCATTACtgaaagtggggtgttgaagtctcctagTATGACTTGAttgctatttctcccttcagtacTGTCAATGTTTACTTTTTGTGCTTAGGTGTTCTGATGTTGGGTCCATATATGTttgtaattgttatatctttctggtgaattgaccattttatcattatataatgtatGTCTTTGTCTGCTGTGACACTCAATACAATTAGCATTATTATGATATAAGTTCTTGGCTTCAAAGGAATTCATTCCTGGTACCTTCCTGATCAGGGTTTAGCCCAGGAAATCCCCAGATTCATATATTTACTTATCTGCAGAAGCTAACAATGCATTTGCCTTGTTTTGAATTATAATATCAGTACTTCTACTTTAATGGACTTTTAGTACTCATCAGCAGTTTGTCAGATTTCTTTCACACTTCcgtaactttttgttttctgttcgttAGGGCACAGCCCTAACTTCCATCCTTACATTCtagtaaattaaaagaaaaaaagttgtatATACATGGATATTGTGGACTATATgaaatacattcattttttaaaacaaagcaaacaaaaactgacttttttttacCCCTAGGCAATTCGGAGTTTTCAGGTAGCCCTTCACATCTACCCAATGAACCCTGAAATATGGAAAGAAGACCTTTCTTGGGCAAGAACGCTCCAGGAGCAGCAGAAGGTAGCACAGAGGATTAAAAAAAGTGAAGCACCAGTGGAAGTAACCCATTTCTCACTAAAGTCAGTTCCTGACTATGACTTTGAAAGTGATGAGATTGTTGCTGTTTGTGCAGCTATTGCTGAAAAACAGAAGACCATCTCAGCAAATAAAACAATGGTGATTGTGTCGGCCTCTGGGACTGTAGAGACGGTAACTGAGAAGGAAGATGGTGCTGCCCCACCAGATGGCTCTGTTTTTATCAAAGCCCGATGAAGCATAGCAGGAATTCTTTgaatctgtctttttgattgcCACTTAAAGTTGTGAGCATAGGGACATTTACTCTGGAGAAATAGGGGAAAACTCCTGTTTGTAAAATAAGTTTTTCAGATGAAGCGTATAAAAATAAATGGTAGAAGTATTGTATAGTGTTTGGACTATGCATTGATAAGTTATGATTTAAACTTCTTAAGATTAGAATTCTGAGTCTAGTGGTTTTTGATTAATAAACTTAATTTAATCCAAATATATAAGTGAGTACATTTTAAAGACACAACTTGAAAGTGGATTCTTGAACAGTGAATAACTTGATGGCCAGTGTTATATTAAAATGTTGACTTGTTGACTTTTGTTTTATGATAAAGGAAGTgggtgatttcttttccttttagaaatataCTGCTGTCACTATtcactcttctatttttcttgtttcattagAGTAAGTTTGTCACAAAGcttgaatatttttgaaagtcATTTTGATTCAAAGTTGTCATTTGGTTACAAGTGGAATCTTTGAAAGTTCGGCTGAAAATGCATGCAAATGTGTACATTCTGAACATTTTCTGAAGTTTCTCCTAATTCTGATTTGTGCttatattttgactttaaaattattataacaaTGGTACTTGCCTCCTTCAGTATTTGTTAGATGTGTAAAGAACTGGTAAACGTTAGaatgatggttttatttttttaattcttaaagtaGGTAGAATAGTTCTTACCGCACGCAAGTCGTTTTTAAGATGTGCGTCTTTGAAATGAATGGCTCTTATAGATACATCGTAACAAATTGTACTGCTGTCTTGTCCCAGTCAAAAGcagtattttcttcttattatttttaaaagcttaaaaaccTTGAAGATAACTTAGCTCTTGCTTATAACTTTCCAGCTGATAGTTTGGAATTCCTTTTCTAGATAACTTTTTTGGAACTACTCAGTGAAATGAGAAATAATCACAGTTTTGAATAGCTAAATTGTATCTTTCTAAAGATAAAAAGCAGGGTTGTTATTATTAAAGTGCCACTGAGTGAATAACTTAGGCACAGCACACGTGGAAACCGAAATGTGACTTATGGTACAGGCCCATGAGTAGAGAAGGATATGATATGTTGAAGGAATATTTCATTGAAAGGCCACAATCACATCCCCAAATCAATACTGTCATTGCTAAtgtgaattataatttttatcctaCATATATTGTAGTACAATTATATAAACTGCTGGACGCTGATACTTCTGACACTCAGGAAGCTATTATTggtgtaaaattaattttatccttGTTAGAGATGAAAGTAAGTTACTTTATTTTAAGGAATCTTACTCTCTTGGAGGATGTGAGTAATGGTCTACATTTTTctgagatgatttttaaaatttttattttagtggaatgcttctctctttttttcagagTTGGAGAAGTCAGCGCTTGCCTTGAAAAGTATATTTTCCCCCAAAGTTGTATCAGAAAGTTAGCTCTGGTCAGAGAGGTTAGTTTTAGAATGATCCAGAAAaccaaatattaattatattttattttgtataataaGGAATATCCTCAAAGGGTAGATAGTTGGGTATCTAGAGAAGTGAGCACTTACCATTTGGTATGTTGTTTTGAGTAATAGGTGTTTGTTTATTGTGTAAtttgtgaataaatattttttctgaattttaaagatTTGCCTGTTGTgttgttagctttttaaaaattagatttatttatttaatttctttcttatgtgacaataaaatatgtaaagcaccTTGCATGGTGTCTCGCATATGAAGTACTTGGTAAATGCTAGCTTTTTCTTTGAAGAACTTGGATTAGTTTGGAAATGTTTAACTTCagtttcttctgattttaagaaAGCAAGACAACTTCTTTGTATGTAATCTTTTCCTTATCTGAAAGTGAGACGTCACTCCTCATATTACAGGACAGATGGTTATCAGTTGGAGGTTCTTCTTGTTGTAAGGTCTGTGCCTCAGCCCCAAAAGAGGCAGGAGCCAGAGTGGCGCGCACGTAGCCCTAGCTTCTGTTGAAGAACCTAGGGTTTCCCACATTGACATTGCTAGGCCAGGTTAGTCACTTCCTTGCTCAGATAGAAGAAATAAGAGGTTTTAGACATAAgttggaggagagaaagaagtagTCAGTCATGGAGAAGAATGGCAGTTCATTTCTCCAGGCCCCTAAAAATGCTTGGCTAACACTCTGGTACGCACAAGGAGAAAAatacatgcattattttataaGGATGTGAATACTGATATAAAGACATTTATTAAGTTTGTTACATAGAATAACACATCCTTttgaatctgaaagaaaaataattgatgtTCATGGCAGTGACATAATTAAAGATGTTTAATACACTTTCTGAAAACACTAACACTAAAATTATACTGAATATAATTTGCATTATTCTTACTTGAAAATTGTATGGCAGAGACACTCATTAGATAGAACACTACACATCCAGACCATGCCTGATAATTTGAGaatcatatattattttctaGACAACTTAGGTTATAGAGTATTTATCTTAAATGGGCTAATAAATGCTATGTAAACATTGAAAAGTCATGAAAAGTTTAGATCACAGAACCTAGATCTACAATTGGGGCCGATGTACAAAATTTTATGGTGGTAGTCTAAATATAAGAAGCTTTTAAATTGATGTTATATGGCAAAACTATAATGAGGACATAATAAAAAAAACTGTCTCAGAAAGCTAGAGTTTCCATAACTGACCCGTATAGCCTTTTCAGTTTGAAAATTATGCTTTATGTAATATCAAAAGCTTGTTTCACTGCCTTTCCCAGCAGTAGGAAAATTGtcaataatttctttaatttcagGCTTCCTGGTTCAGAAGCCCTTCTAAATCGACTGTGGACGTTGATTTCAGGACATACGTGTGATCTAAATGAGTTATGAGTTGACACAAGAACCATAGTTTCATAATTATCTTCAAATAATGGATATACtaaatgtggtttttattttcctgagagAGGATTATTAAACTGATGGTGTATTTTGTAACTGCTGGCATTTTAGGATtgagaaagtaattttttttaaccaataagaaaatacagaaatttgtAAATGACTAATCATTGCCAAAgtagattaaaatgaaatatatcccTTTAGTCACTTGCAATTAAACATGCCCTCTTGAACGGAAGAGAAGGGGTGCCCCTATCGCTGGTGTACCGTGAATTGTGCCTTAATGTGTGTTATGTGTGAACTTCACCATCTGTGTGTGCCAAGCTGGAAGAAAGGTTGAGAAATGCTGATCTCCCCTTCATTGGGATGGCAGAAGGTGGGATGGCTTCCTTTCATAGTGCTGCTTTGGGTACCATTAAGCAAGGAATCCtgatctctcccttccctcctccctcccacctccccaggaaAGGGAGCTTAAGATAAAGAACTGGACATACAAGCCCCTTTCTCCGCTTTTTTGGATGTTCCTGCAGAGATCCTATGTTGTAGTCTCTTGGCAGACCTGTTGTGAGTTTTGCAGTGAAGGCTCTCTGCCTCTGCGAGGGGAGAGCTGTGCTTGTGCAGGATTGCCTGTGCCTTGGGGAGCAGGTCTGTCTAattctggctttgatatcaggtgGCCATTGTTGCCACAAACCTAAATTTTATGCTCTACCCTAGACTTTCTCAGCAATAAATCTGACATACTGAATCTCCATCTGCCTGATTCTTTTTGTCTCTCAAGTAGCTCAGAAGTCAGGAGGGGACAAGGGGTATTATTTTATGCCTCCCTCAAACCCCGACAAAGATTAGTGCAGATTATATTTCAAAGTACGCATGACACAAAAACTGAATTGgagaattttttctaattttacattttcttaaatcACTGAAATTCTATTGAAAATGGATAATGTTAATTACAAGGCAAcatgtaaatatttgttcaggATATTTGAAAAGTCGACTGGCTTGACATTGTG
This window encodes:
- the TTC33 gene encoding tetratricopeptide repeat protein 33, with amino-acid sequence MASFGWKRKIGEKVSKATSQQFEAEAADEKDVAENDEGTWLHAIKRRKEILLEGCAEKSKQLKDEGANLAENKRYREAIQKWDEALQFTPNDATLYEMKSQVLMSLHEMFPAVHAAEMAVQRNPHSWESWQTLGRAQLGLGEIVLAIRSFQVALHIYPMNPEIWKEDLSWARTLQEQQKVAQRIKKSEAPVEVTHFSLKSVPDYDFESDEIVAVCAAIAEKQKTISANKTMVIVSASGTVETVTEKEDGAAPPDGSVFIKAR